One Aegilops tauschii subsp. strangulata cultivar AL8/78 chromosome 7, Aet v6.0, whole genome shotgun sequence genomic window carries:
- the LOC109744045 gene encoding G-type lectin S-receptor-like serine/threonine-protein kinase SD2-5, producing MTGWFLKIPSWKGSPFIQMNARRKCHVSSLCFIMLWVLVLPNLWITCSGSIQKYVLPPGFSGSEMEYIDNSGIFLLSNGSVFGFGFITSGLSESPSYLLAVVHLGTTTVVWTANANSPVSHSDSFEFDKDGKAYLQSAGSTVWTANISGKGASMQLLDSGNLVVLGEDSSSPLWQSFSYPTNTLLSGQSFSDGMTLVSHSTGQNMTHTLQIKSGDMMLYAGFQNPQPYWSALQDNRLIFNKNGAIYSANLSSTSWSFYDKSGSLLSQLIIAQKGDANTTLAAVLGEDGSIAFYMLQSGNDKTNLPTPIPQDSCDTPTHCKPYSICSSGTGCQCPSALGSSPNCDPGLISPCKSKEAFQLAQLDSGVGYIGTSFTSPVPKTNITGCKNTCMGNCSCIAVFFDQKTGNCFIFDQIGSLQQKGASKTNFSSFIKVSSSGSGQAGSGSDSGNHNIIIVVIIVVTLAVIGGLVYVGFFIYRRKRYPPSSQDEAGSSEDDGYLQTISGAPVRFTYRELQDATNNFSNKLGQGGFGSVYLGTLPDSSRIAVKKLEGIGQGRKEFRSEVTIIGSIHHIHLVKLRGFCAEDSHRLLAYEYMAKGSLERWIFRTKEDDPLLDWDTRFNIALGAAKGLAYLHQDCESKIIHCDIKPENFLLDDNFLVKVSDFGLAKLMSREQSHVFTTMRGTRGYLAPEWITNYAISEKSDVYSYGMVLLEIISGRKNFDPVEGSEKAHFPSFAFKKLEEGDLREILDAKLRYNDKDERLEIAIKVALWCIQEDFYQRPSMSKVVQMLECVCDVPQPPISSQIGYRLYANALKSSSEEGMSSGMSDYNSEALLSAVRLSGPR from the coding sequence ATGACTGGATGGTTTTTGAAGATTCCCAGCTGGAAGGGCTCGCCTTTCATACAAATGAATGCACGGCGCAAATGTCATGTCTCTTCATTATGCTTCATTATGCTGTGGGTGCTTGTGTTACCCAACCTCTGGATAACATGCAGTGGCAGTATTCAGAAATATGTTCTCCCACCAGGGTTCAGTGGCTCGGAAATGGAGTACATTGATAACAGTGGAATATTTCTGCTCTCTAACGGCTCGGTGTTTGGCTTTGGTTTTATCACCAGTGGTCTATCAGAGAGCCCATCCTACCTTCTTGCAGTGGTCCACCTGGGCACCACTACTGTCGTCTGGACTGCAAATGCTAACTCTCCTGTTTCGCATTCGGATAGCTTTGAGTTTGACAAGGATGGCAAGGCCTACCTGCAGTCTGCAGGCTCCACTGTCTGGACTGCCAATATCTCTGGCAAAGGTGCCTCTATGCAGCTGCTGGACTCCGGCAATCTTGTAGTGCTCGGCGAAGATAGCTCTTCTCCTTTGTGGCAGAGTTTCAGCTATCCAACAAACACACTTCTGTCTGGCCAAAGCttcagtgatgggatgacccttgTGAGCCATTCCACCGGACAGAACATGACACATACACTTCAAATCAAGTCCGGGGACATGATGTTGTATGCAGGCTTCCAGAACCCCCAACCATACTGGTCCGCACTGCAGGATAATAGGCTGATCTTTAACAAGAATGGCGCAATCTACTCTGCGAACCTCAGTTCAACTTCTTGGTCCTTCTATGATAAATCAGGTTCTCTTCTATCACAGCTCATCATAGCGCAGAAGGGTGATGCCAACACCACATTAGCTGCTGTCCTCGGTGAGGATGGGTCGATTGCCTTCTATATGCTGCAGAGTGGGAATGACAAGACTAATCTGCCAACCCCAATCCCACAGGACTCGTGTGACACGCCAACCCACTGTAAACCGTACTCTATTTGCAGTAGTGGGACAGGATGCCAATGCCCTTCAGCCCTCGGCTCTTCTCCAAACTGTGACCCTGGTCTCATATCACCTTGTAAGTCAAAAGAGGCGTTTCAGCTGGCTCAACTGGACAGTGGAGTTGGATATATCGGTACTAGTTTCACCTCACCTGTGCCTAAGACAAACATCACAGGTTGCAAGAATACTTGCATGGGAAATTGCTCATGCATCGCCGTGTTCTTCGACCAAAAAACAGGCAATTGCTTCATTTTTGACCAGATTGGTAGCTTGCAGCAGAAAGGTGCAAGTAAAACTAATTTTTCATCTTTCATCAAGGTATCTAGCAGTGGCTCAGGGCAAGCTGGGAGTGGCAGTGACAGTGGAAATCACAACATTATTATTGTTGTCATTATAGTCGTAACTTTGGCTGTCATCGGTGGCCTTGTTTATGTCGGTTTCTTCATTTATAGGAGGAAGAGGTATCCTCCATCCTCACAAGATGAGGCTGGTTCATCAGAAGACGATGGATATCTGCAGACGATATCTGGAGCACCAGTGCGGTTCACTTACAGGGAGCTCCAGGATGCAACAAACAACTTCTCTAACAAGCTTGGCCAAGGAGGATTTGGATCTGTATATCTGGGAACACTCCCAGATAGCAGTCGCATTGCTGTAAAGAAGCTGGAGGGCATAGGCCAAGGGAGGAAAGAGTTCCGCTCCGAGGTGACGATAATTGGCAGCATCCACCATATCCATCTAGTTAAACTCCGAGGTTTCTGTGCTGAGGATTCACACAGGCTTCTTGCATATGAATACATGGCGAAAGGGTCACTTGAAAGGTGGATTTTCCGTACCAAGGAGGATGATCCCCTTCTGGACTGGGATACAAGGTTTAACATTGCACTTGGAGCAGCAAAGGGGTTGGCGTACCTCCATCAGGACTGTGAATCGAAGATCATTCATTGCGACATCAAGCCTGAGAATTTCCTGCTTGACGACAACTTCCTTGTGAAGGTATCTGACTTTGGCCTTGCCAAGTTGATGAGCAGGGAGCAGAGCCATGTTTTCACGACGATGAGAGGCACGCGGGGCTACCTCGCGCCCGAGTGGATCACCAACTACGCCATCTCAGAGAAGAGCGACGTATACAGCTACGGGATGGTTCTGCTCGAGATTATCAGCGGGAGGAAAAACTTTGACCCCGTGGAAGGCTCAGAAAAGGCCCATTTCCCGTCCTTCGCTTTCAAGAAGCTGGAGGAGGGCGACCTTCGCGAGATCCTTGACGCCAAGCTGAGGTACAACGACAAGGATGAGCGACTGGAGATCGCGATCAAGGTTGCTCTGTGGTGCATCCAGGAGGATTTCTACCAGAGGCCGTCCATGTCAAAGGTGGTCCAGATGCTCGAGTGCGTCTGCGACGTGCCCCAGCCACCGATATCCTCACAGATCGGATATAGGCTCTATGCGAATGCCCTCAAATCGAGCAGCGAGGAGGGCATGTCGTCGGGGATGTCGGACTACAACAGTGAGGCTCTGCTTTCAGCAGTGCGGCTCTCTGGTCCTAGATGA